The following are encoded together in the Bacteroidales bacterium genome:
- a CDS encoding leucyl/phenylalanyl-tRNA--protein transferase, whose translation MTIYQLTEDISFPDPELANNDGLLAVDGDLSSERILSAYSQGIFPWYSEGSRLLWWSPNPRLILYPSKIKISKSLKRTINSKKYICKFDTNFEAVINGCANITRDEDNGIWLVDEMIEAYTKLHKLGYAHSVETYYNKELVGGLYGLSLGKCFFGESMFFKKSDASKVALSYLCRELKAMGFYFIDAQVETDHLVRMGAQKIKRNNFLELLDQALEHPTCVGKWTKEI comes from the coding sequence ATGACCATTTATCAACTCACCGAAGATATTAGCTTTCCAGACCCGGAACTAGCCAATAACGACGGACTTTTAGCCGTCGATGGTGATTTAAGTTCAGAACGAATTCTTTCAGCTTATTCGCAAGGAATCTTTCCTTGGTATTCAGAGGGATCTCGTTTATTGTGGTGGTCGCCTAATCCACGACTAATTTTATATCCATCGAAAATTAAAATATCAAAAAGCTTAAAACGCACTATTAACAGCAAAAAATATATCTGTAAATTTGATACAAACTTTGAAGCCGTAATAAATGGATGTGCAAATATTACACGAGATGAAGATAACGGAATATGGTTAGTTGATGAAATGATAGAAGCATATACAAAATTACATAAGCTAGGTTACGCCCATTCAGTTGAAACATATTACAATAAAGAATTAGTTGGCGGGCTTTATGGCTTATCATTAGGTAAGTGTTTTTTTGGCGAATCAATGTTTTTTAAAAAAAGCGATGCATCTAAAGTAGCACTTTCGTATCTTTGTCGAGAACTAAAAGCTATGGGTTTTTATTTTATTGACGCACAAGTAGAAACAGATCATTTGGTTCGTATGGGTGCGCAAAAAATAAAAAGAAACAATTTCTTAGAATTGTTAGATCAAGCTTTAGAACACCCAACTTGT